A single window of Pyrus communis chromosome 10, drPyrComm1.1, whole genome shotgun sequence DNA harbors:
- the LOC137746888 gene encoding F-box protein At1g47340-like: MERRRRSQSSVGAPVSEYVRSKLSKTSTSSKVMSATHIADLPDALLAEIISRLPSSRFVFQCKCVSKRWHTLISESYFTGRFLRLQIDKQTPIIRTLISVEGEDLLSRLTPSSSSSSSKVLTPMFERLKSFHGLKEGPFVAGTYNDLVLCSDDKYFARSYYICNPHTLSWVALPPAPTRCDMIAHVGFVCDMPYYNCEEGDTEGRHVVQLNAQYRCKVVRILPPSVEELTSDKFVIEVFSFETGEWRESLISCPRKLHHVMFDRFGFACNRRLYWSNYVKGRLRVLGLDLFNDDNITVTSKDRGVDGECRFIVFDEPMDEHSIQCLGDQCGGRLHMYELDIVGRSLYVWELKEEDNQGDGKLCLSEHRVCSLDPEMYQDDAYPLTMASVDPNNKDVWYLRVNQDIVMCNIHTREWSTIAEKSAIVTSIYFFPYVMPWWPTPVPRLPQQRANQLAHGEELAAS, encoded by the coding sequence ATGGAAAGAAGACGTAGATCCCAGTCGTCCGTTGGAGCCCCGGTCTCTGAATATGTCCGCTCAAAACTATCAAAAACATCAACATCATCAAAAGTGATGAGTGCTACTCATATTGCTGATCTCCCCGATGCTTTGTTGGCGGAAATAATTTCTCGGCTTCCAAGCAGTAGATTCGTTTTTCAATGCAAGTGCGTGTCCAAGCGTTGGCACACTCTCATCTCGGAATCTTATTTCACCGGCCGCTTTCTCCGTCTCCAAATTGATAAGCAAACGCCGATCATACGCACTCTGATAAGCGTGGAAGGAGAAGATTTACTTTCGAGACTGACACCGTCGtcatcatcgtcatcgtcaAAGGTGCTAACTCCGATGTTTGAAAGACTCAAGAGTTTCCACGGATTGAAAGAAGGTCCATTCGTGGCTGGGACGTATAATGATTTGGTTTTGTGCTCCGACGACAAATATTTCGCTCGTTCGTACTACATATGCAATCCACACACCTTGAGCTGGGTTGCGCTTCCTCCAGCCCCTACCCGATGCGACATGATCGCACACGTGGGATTCGTCTGCGATATGCCCTACTATAACTGTGAGGAAGGCGATACTGAAGGACGACATGTCGTGCAGCTTAATGCTCAGTACAGGTGCAAGGTTGTTAGAATTCTTCCTCCTAGTGTTGAGGAACTTACCTCCGATAAGTTTGTAATAGAGGTATTCTCTTTTGAGACGGGAGAATGGCGAGAGTCATTAATATCATGCCCGCGAAAACTCCATCATGTTATGTTTGATCGCTTCGGCTTTGCTTGCAACAGAAGGTTGTATTGGTCGAATTACGTTAAGGGCCGTCTTCGGGTTCTCGGGTTGGATCTGTTCAACGACGATAACATCACTGTCACGAGTAAAGACCGCGGTGTTGATGGTGAATGTCGTTTCATTGTATTCGATGAGCCTATGGATGAGCATTCCATTCAGTGCCTAGGTGATCAGTGTGGAGGGCGTCTGCATATGTATGAGTTGGACATTGTCGGGAGAAGTTTGTATGTTTGGGAGttgaaagaagaagataatCAAGGAGATGGGAAATTGTGTTTGAGTGAACACAGGGTTTGTTCCTTGGACCCCGAAATGTACCAGGATGATGCATATCCACTTACAATGGCAAGTGTGGACCCGAATAACAAGGATGTTTGGTATCTGCGTGTGAATCAAGATATTGTAATGTGCAACATTCATACAAGGGAGTGGTCAACGATAGCTGAAAAGAGTGCAATTGTTACGAGTATATACTTCTTCCCGTATGTGATGCCGTGGTGGCCGACACCCGTTCCTAGACTACCACAGCAGCGTGCAAATCAGCTAGCCCACGGAGAGGAATTAGCCGCGAGCTAG